One stretch of Zingiber officinale cultivar Zhangliang chromosome 6B, Zo_v1.1, whole genome shotgun sequence DNA includes these proteins:
- the LOC121990623 gene encoding uncharacterized protein LOC121990623, with amino-acid sequence MTTPNNLPNGGHHQRPHPPPDPRRQRHYLGTPIATPSSSSSAASFKGCCCCLFLLLTFLALLAVAVALVIVLVLKPKKPQFDLQQVVVQYLLVAPVSAESG; translated from the coding sequence ATGAcgacgcccaacaaccttcccaACGGCGGCCACCACCAGCGCCCACACCCTCCGCCCGACCCTCGGAGGCAGCGCCACTACCTCGGCACGCCCATCGCCAccccttcctcctcttcctccgccGCCTCCTTCAAGGGTTGTTGCTGTTGCCTCTTCCTACTCCTCACCTTCCTCGCCCtcctcgccgtcgccgtcgctcTCGTCATCGTCCTCGTCCTCAAGCCCAAGAAGCCCCAGTTCGACCTCCAACAGGTGGTCGTGCAGTACCTCCTCGTCGCCCCAGTTTCAGCTGAATCAGGATGA